One part of the Treponema sp. OMZ 787 genome encodes these proteins:
- a CDS encoding divergent polysaccharide deacetylase family protein, translating into MAKKSTKTEKTTKPAKKSGRKRRKKSKINYTAVAAGFLAVCVIMLAVFLFVIPSIKNKDEAGKTQIAKEGVKEQGPKNAEKPIQGNKTLDNRVKSDKPKVQEKVTAPDKPKATEKATVKDKPKAAEKEAAKNQPKEAEKEAAKNQPRKDEKQAPIDRPKKPENPPITEKPKPQEKEEDAAAYPIQDLPELPSKGKLIFVFDDAGHNLEQLQHFLNLPFPCTIAVLPKLPNSKEAARRIRAAGKELILHQPMQALDPNIDPGPGAVKPGMSREEIKTIVASNVEEIGPIAGMNNHEGSLITSDETAMEAVLELCKEKNIYFLDSRTSSKSVVPQTAKKLNMNIWERAVFLDNKRDKAYMKKRIIDGLEIASQRGEAIMIGHVVTVDLAILLKEMYSDLTREGYKFSTISKSKN; encoded by the coding sequence ATGGCAAAAAAGAGTACAAAGACCGAAAAAACAACTAAACCGGCAAAAAAATCAGGAAGAAAAAGAAGAAAAAAGTCGAAAATTAACTATACCGCAGTTGCGGCAGGTTTTTTGGCTGTCTGCGTGATAATGCTTGCCGTATTTTTGTTTGTAATTCCTTCTATAAAAAATAAGGATGAAGCAGGGAAGACTCAAATTGCCAAGGAAGGGGTAAAAGAACAAGGACCTAAAAATGCCGAAAAGCCGATACAGGGAAACAAGACTCTTGATAATCGGGTAAAATCCGATAAGCCTAAGGTTCAGGAAAAAGTTACCGCACCGGATAAACCTAAAGCAACAGAAAAAGCTACTGTAAAGGATAAACCTAAGGCAGCAGAAAAAGAAGCAGCAAAAAATCAACCGAAAGAAGCTGAAAAAGAAGCTGCAAAAAATCAGCCTAGGAAAGACGAAAAACAGGCTCCGATAGATCGGCCTAAAAAGCCTGAAAATCCTCCAATCACGGAAAAGCCCAAACCTCAAGAGAAGGAAGAGGATGCCGCGGCCTATCCTATTCAGGACTTACCTGAGCTTCCTTCAAAGGGAAAACTCATCTTTGTGTTTGACGATGCGGGGCACAACTTGGAGCAGTTACAGCATTTTTTGAATTTGCCCTTCCCATGCACCATCGCAGTTTTGCCTAAGCTGCCCAACTCAAAGGAAGCGGCAAGAAGAATAAGAGCGGCCGGAAAGGAGCTCATCCTTCATCAGCCCATGCAGGCCCTAGACCCGAACATCGATCCCGGCCCCGGAGCCGTCAAGCCCGGAATGAGCCGTGAAGAGATAAAAACTATTGTAGCCTCCAATGTGGAAGAAATAGGCCCCATAGCCGGAATGAATAATCACGAGGGCTCCCTTATCACATCGGATGAAACCGCTATGGAAGCAGTCCTTGAATTGTGCAAAGAAAAAAACATCTACTTTTTGGATTCCCGCACCAGTTCAAAAAGCGTGGTTCCGCAGACTGCAAAAAAACTGAACATGAACATTTGGGAAAGGGCAGTCTTTCTTGACAATAAGCGGGACAAGGCCTATATGAAAAAACGGATTATAGACGGCTTGGAGATTGCTTCTCAAAGAGGAGAAGCGATTATGATAGGCCATGTGGTTACTGTAGATCTTGCAATCCTTCTAAAAGAAATGTACTCCGATTTAACTCGGGAAGGGTATAAGTTTTCTACAATTTCAAAATCAAAAAACTAG
- a CDS encoding Rpn family recombination-promoting nuclease/putative transposase yields the protein MSTANRKYKDSVFVDLFSEDEKAKENFLSLYNALHNTALKNTEQLNNIRLDQVLYMTFYNDVSYLVDNKIIVLAEHQSTINPNMPLRCLEYISRLYETLFESKEKYSRKLLNIPTPEFYVFYNGEETYPSDKTLKLSDAFIEKTTETNIELTVKVININRNNRHPVLENCKTMQEYTVFVETVRRWKKTDSQNGFQKAIEECIQNNILRDYLNRKTKEVINMLLAEYDYETDIAVQRAEEREIAFAEGIERGIERGIEQGIEQGIEQGSYQTKLETAKNLKEMGFAVEAITKATGLNIEEINTL from the coding sequence ATGAGTACGGCAAACAGAAAATATAAAGACTCGGTATTTGTTGACCTTTTCAGTGAAGACGAAAAGGCAAAAGAAAATTTTTTATCGCTATATAATGCTTTGCATAATACTGCACTGAAAAATACAGAACAGCTGAACAACATCAGGCTTGATCAGGTCTTATATATGACATTCTATAATGATGTGTCCTACCTTGTAGATAACAAAATTATAGTTCTGGCGGAGCACCAATCTACGATTAATCCCAATATGCCTTTACGCTGCCTTGAATACATCAGCCGTCTGTATGAAACTCTGTTTGAATCAAAAGAAAAATACAGCCGAAAACTACTTAATATTCCGACACCCGAATTCTATGTATTTTACAATGGCGAGGAAACTTATCCTTCCGATAAAACATTGAAGCTCTCGGATGCTTTCATAGAAAAGACAACAGAAACTAATATTGAGCTGACCGTTAAGGTAATAAACATAAACCGGAACAATAGGCATCCTGTACTGGAAAACTGCAAAACGATGCAGGAATACACCGTATTTGTAGAAACAGTAAGGAGATGGAAAAAAACAGATTCTCAAAACGGCTTTCAAAAAGCCATTGAGGAGTGTATACAAAACAATATTTTGCGTGATTATTTAAACCGCAAAACTAAGGAGGTAATAAACATGCTACTCGCCGAATATGATTATGAGACCGATATAGCCGTGCAGCGAGCCGAAGAAAGAGAAATCGCATTTGCTGAAGGTATTGAACGAGGTATTGAACGAGGTATTGAACAAGGTATTGAACAAGGTATTGAACAAGGCTCGTATCAAACAAAGCTTGAAACGGCAAAAAACTTAAAAGAAATGGGATTTGCCGTAGAAGCTATCACAAAAGCTACAGGGTTAAATATTGAAGAAATAAACACTCTATAG
- a CDS encoding response regulator, with the protein MHLFNKSISNFKLGKYLIESNIAYIIFSPDYIPLFWSPEAEKLLPDYLVKNTKVQLQNYLKTVLSEEDYIRLSAFLKSDPKTTAFEAKFDKPSSLSDKTTLKFSFTQHDDKNFFVTIDDITKQKLKEQFLIIARQDAEKANSMRSLFLANVSHEIRTPIQTIIGMMELINETNLDEEQSEYTRQVNFSAEVLLTLVNDVLDFSKLESGNMTIERTVFNLTDSVEQTVDLISMEAHKKGLEIVVDISDKIPDFIYGDPARLQQVLLNFVKNAVKFTEKGYVSVSVKVIFENNTDDPYAGKHFFILFEVADTGIGVNNEQKEKIFNSFYQANAATNRKYGGTGLGLAISKNIVTMMKGQIGIKDNIPKGSVFWFKIPLVPSKKKAPHESTLLDKRTRFLIVDDNMQTRSILKRMLFKFGFQDIALVSSGEQAIEVMKTAAEHKNPFHVVFIDMVMPKMDGWRLGAEIHNDTNLSGSKLFLMIPEGSLGRDAKMKLLEWFDGYLYKPLKSRIVFHLINDLYRKFAVSSENDDISELEPVESGDPSQQSEHPHPADENNFFGCKILVVDDHAVNQKLLKLILEKANCIVSTANDGEEAIAVASSEDFHLIFMDIQMPGINGYEATQILRNKGYSKPIIACTAGSQDNERQMCKSMGLNDIIKKPFNKKQLFEMVKKHYKK; encoded by the coding sequence GTGCATCTCTTTAATAAAAGTATTTCCAATTTTAAACTGGGAAAATACTTAATAGAATCGAATATAGCTTATATAATTTTTTCTCCCGATTATATTCCTCTGTTTTGGAGTCCCGAGGCGGAAAAACTGTTACCTGACTACTTGGTCAAAAACACAAAAGTACAATTGCAGAATTATTTAAAAACGGTTCTATCTGAAGAAGACTATATCAGACTTTCTGCATTTTTAAAAAGCGATCCAAAAACAACGGCTTTTGAAGCCAAATTTGATAAACCCTCAAGTCTTTCCGATAAGACAACTTTAAAATTCAGCTTTACACAGCATGACGATAAAAATTTTTTTGTAACCATTGATGACATTACCAAACAAAAACTAAAAGAACAATTTTTGATAATTGCAAGACAAGATGCCGAAAAAGCAAACAGTATGCGAAGTCTTTTTTTGGCCAATGTAAGCCATGAAATCAGAACTCCTATTCAAACTATCATAGGAATGATGGAGCTCATCAATGAAACAAATCTTGATGAAGAGCAGAGTGAATATACGCGTCAGGTAAACTTTAGTGCCGAAGTTCTGCTCACGCTTGTAAACGATGTTTTGGATTTTTCAAAACTCGAAAGCGGAAATATGACAATAGAGAGAACGGTTTTTAATCTGACTGACTCTGTTGAACAAACTGTAGATTTAATTTCGATGGAAGCCCACAAAAAAGGACTTGAAATTGTTGTAGATATAAGCGATAAGATTCCGGACTTTATATACGGAGATCCGGCAAGGCTGCAGCAGGTTCTTTTAAACTTTGTAAAAAATGCCGTTAAGTTTACCGAAAAGGGCTATGTTTCGGTTTCGGTAAAAGTGATTTTTGAAAATAATACTGATGATCCTTATGCGGGTAAACATTTCTTCATTCTTTTTGAAGTTGCAGATACCGGAATAGGAGTCAACAATGAACAAAAAGAAAAAATATTCAATTCATTTTATCAGGCGAATGCAGCAACAAACAGAAAATATGGGGGAACAGGTCTGGGCCTTGCAATTTCTAAAAATATTGTAACTATGATGAAAGGCCAAATAGGCATAAAAGATAATATTCCTAAGGGTTCAGTTTTTTGGTTTAAGATTCCTTTAGTTCCTTCAAAGAAAAAAGCTCCTCATGAAAGTACCTTGTTGGATAAGCGAACAAGATTTTTAATAGTCGATGATAATATGCAAACAAGATCGATTTTAAAGAGAATGCTTTTTAAATTCGGTTTTCAAGATATAGCCTTGGTAAGCTCCGGAGAGCAGGCAATAGAAGTTATGAAAACTGCCGCCGAGCATAAAAATCCGTTCCATGTAGTTTTTATAGATATGGTTATGCCTAAGATGGACGGATGGAGGCTGGGAGCCGAAATTCACAATGACACTAATCTTTCAGGCTCAAAACTTTTTTTGATGATTCCTGAAGGCAGTCTTGGACGGGATGCCAAGATGAAACTTTTGGAATGGTTCGACGGCTATCTTTATAAGCCCTTAAAATCACGCATAGTATTTCACCTGATTAATGACCTATATAGAAAATTTGCAGTCTCTTCAGAAAATGACGATATTTCGGAATTGGAGCCTGTTGAATCCGGAGACCCGAGCCAACAATCCGAACATCCTCATCCTGCCGATGAAAACAACTTTTTCGGCTGCAAGATTCTGGTTGTCGATGATCATGCAGTAAACCAAAAATTATTAAAGCTTATTCTGGAAAAAGCTAACTGTATTGTAAGTACCGCAAATGACGGAGAAGAAGCTATAGCCGTTGCCTCAAGCGAAGACTTCCATCTTATATTTATGGATATACAGATGCCGGGTATCAACGGATATGAGGCCACACAGATTTTGCGGAATAAGGGGTATTCGAAACCTATTATTGCATGTACAGCAGGCTCCCAAGATAATGAACGGCAAATGTGCAAATCCATGGGCTTAAACGATATAATCAAAAAACCCTTTAACAAAAAACAACTTTTTGAAATGGTAAAAAAGCATTATAAAAAATAA
- a CDS encoding response regulator: MKQVLLIGIAPTLRYYITKKLQEVGIYVIYAETVIEALNIMKQQPVMLIIIDYSFSRDALFNFFAEKQKTPTFSPIPSIVLGRKIAKVDIALLASYGVKKVLSKPVRVDELLSSIGLILGTTFPMDPTPCILETRVNEDVIFIELAQGLNRDKIELLQFRIIELIEAYKLAEAKILIILTDLNLTYADTANLEYLIDNILAVKVVSHKNLKVLTLNQFVRDFFTHNPDYKMIEVVENLGQALSGLLQGTADKMAVTKTMLNTDNEKNESAGHLVTRFKLDTAESLSIAVVDDDLVIRKMMAAIFSGLNAEVDLFENGEDFLNKVKNDVYDVVFLDMIMPGMSGIDVLNGAKKKGITTPFVILSSVTQRDTVIKALEKGAKRYILKPIKKEIVLRKMEEVLGASL, encoded by the coding sequence ATGAAACAAGTTTTATTGATAGGGATAGCCCCTACTTTACGCTATTATATCACAAAAAAATTACAAGAAGTCGGCATTTATGTCATATATGCTGAAACAGTTATAGAAGCCCTGAATATTATGAAGCAGCAGCCTGTCATGCTTATAATAATCGACTACAGTTTCAGCAGAGATGCCTTATTTAACTTTTTTGCCGAAAAACAAAAGACCCCTACATTTTCGCCTATTCCTTCAATAGTGTTGGGAAGAAAAATCGCCAAAGTAGACATAGCCTTATTGGCCTCATACGGGGTCAAAAAAGTGCTTTCCAAACCTGTACGAGTTGATGAGCTATTATCTTCTATAGGATTGATTTTAGGTACAACATTCCCGATGGATCCAACTCCATGTATTCTCGAAACAAGAGTAAACGAAGATGTTATATTTATAGAATTGGCTCAAGGTCTTAACAGGGATAAGATTGAGCTTTTACAATTTAGAATAATAGAATTGATTGAAGCTTATAAACTTGCCGAAGCTAAAATTTTAATCATATTGACGGATTTAAACTTAACATATGCAGATACAGCCAATTTGGAATACTTGATAGACAATATCTTGGCTGTAAAAGTGGTCTCACATAAAAATCTAAAAGTCCTAACTCTTAATCAATTTGTAAGAGATTTTTTTACTCATAATCCGGACTACAAAATGATAGAGGTCGTAGAAAACTTGGGACAAGCTCTTTCAGGACTTCTGCAGGGAACGGCCGACAAGATGGCTGTGACAAAAACAATGTTAAATACCGACAATGAAAAAAACGAAAGTGCAGGCCACCTGGTAACACGGTTTAAGCTGGACACTGCAGAAAGCCTTTCCATTGCCGTAGTAGATGACGATTTGGTTATAAGAAAAATGATGGCAGCTATTTTTTCCGGTTTAAATGCAGAGGTAGACCTTTTTGAAAACGGAGAAGATTTTTTAAACAAGGTAAAAAATGATGTTTATGATGTTGTCTTCCTCGATATGATTATGCCGGGAATGAGCGGTATTGATGTTTTAAACGGAGCAAAAAAGAAAGGCATTACAACTCCCTTTGTTATTTTATCTTCTGTTACACAGAGGGATACGGTTATCAAGGCTCTGGAAAAGGGTGCAAAAAGATACATACTAAAGCCCATCAAAAAAGAAATAGTTTTGCGCAAGATGGAGGAAGTTTTAGGTGCATCTCTTTAA
- a CDS encoding DJ-1 family glyoxalase III, with the protein MKKAFLFLANGFEDVEALTPIDYLRRAGIDLITVGVEGKTAVSSHNVPIICDIVLEEALQMVGGLIAVILPGGLPNSSTLAGAEAVEDLAKKTLASGGIVAAICAAPALALGSWGLLDGKNYTCYPGMGQDLKTKPKADERVIRDGNIITACAAGAAEEFAFAIVEAICGKTALNKLKTEVVAR; encoded by the coding sequence ATGAAAAAAGCGTTTTTGTTTTTAGCAAACGGATTTGAAGATGTTGAAGCCCTTACACCCATAGATTATTTAAGAAGGGCAGGGATCGATTTGATTACTGTCGGTGTTGAAGGAAAAACGGCAGTCTCATCTCATAATGTTCCTATAATCTGCGATATTGTATTGGAAGAAGCCTTACAGATGGTGGGCGGCTTGATTGCCGTCATCCTCCCAGGAGGTCTTCCTAACAGCAGTACATTGGCCGGTGCGGAGGCTGTTGAAGACCTTGCAAAAAAGACCCTTGCAAGCGGAGGAATTGTTGCTGCTATCTGTGCGGCTCCTGCCCTAGCTCTGGGTTCTTGGGGCCTTTTAGACGGAAAAAACTATACCTGTTACCCCGGAATGGGACAGGATTTGAAGACAAAACCCAAGGCAGATGAGCGTGTTATCAGGGACGGAAACATAATCACGGCCTGTGCAGCCGGAGCTGCGGAGGAATTTGCCTTTGCAATTGTTGAAGCTATTTGCGGAAAAACCGCATTAAATAAACTTAAAACTGAGGTGGTTGCACGATAA
- a CDS encoding bifunctional 2-polyprenyl-6-hydroxyphenol methylase/3-demethylubiquinol 3-O-methyltransferase UbiG produces MGKLADWFENETFWAEYAPIMFDTQRWAEAPTVAESILRIIGVPVDNAGISILDAGCGPGRISIELAIRKAKVTGIDLIRPFLNAAMDSAQDEGVDIELIQGDLRKFVRPEGFDAAISMYTSFGYCSTMEEDMQILKNIAQSIKPNGWFILEMTGREIAVRDFTEGEWFERGGFTVLTEYSVEGAWEGLRSRWILYDEQGRKADHTYVQRLYSAVELKRLMLASGFSSVEIYGDFDFSPYNEKARTMVLIARK; encoded by the coding sequence ATGGGAAAACTTGCAGATTGGTTTGAAAACGAAACTTTTTGGGCTGAATACGCCCCGATTATGTTCGATACGCAGAGGTGGGCAGAAGCTCCTACCGTTGCGGAGTCTATTTTAAGGATCATCGGCGTTCCTGTGGATAATGCAGGGATTTCTATCTTAGATGCAGGCTGCGGCCCGGGGAGGATTTCGATTGAGCTTGCAATACGTAAGGCCAAGGTTACCGGTATCGACCTCATCCGCCCCTTTTTAAATGCCGCAATGGATTCCGCTCAAGATGAAGGAGTTGATATAGAGCTTATTCAGGGGGACTTGCGTAAATTTGTGCGTCCTGAAGGCTTTGATGCGGCTATCAGCATGTACACGAGTTTCGGCTATTGCAGCACAATGGAAGAAGATATGCAAATTTTAAAAAACATAGCCCAATCCATAAAACCTAACGGCTGGTTTATTCTCGAAATGACGGGAAGAGAAATAGCCGTGCGCGATTTTACTGAGGGAGAATGGTTTGAAAGGGGCGGTTTCACGGTCTTAACCGAGTACTCCGTTGAAGGTGCTTGGGAAGGTTTACGCTCCCGCTGGATTCTTTATGATGAGCAGGGCAGAAAGGCAGATCACACCTATGTTCAGCGCCTCTATTCCGCAGTGGAATTAAAAAGGCTGATGCTTGCAAGCGGCTTTTCTTCCGTAGAAATATACGGCGACTTCGATTTTTCGCCATATAACGAAAAAGCCCGCACAATGGTTTTGATAGCAAGAAAATAA
- a CDS encoding MBL fold metallo-hydrolase, producing MSENNSIDGIVLYEDADHKFIWLGSESKQRKGAVQTMQYLIIDRGRGVLLDPGGVHLFSRVVTAVSRFISVDKIDTIFFSHQDPDVSSGIALWLGITKAKIYISSLWIRFMPHFGIVDISRMVPIPDKGMNISLPSGSNMKCIPSHFMHSPGQFGLYDERSRILFTGDIGAAVFDEDNETTFVENFEKHLPLIEPFHVRYMASNKIVSKWAETVRRLNPVMIAPQHGAIYKEEQVDNFLNWISNLKCGSDYLEQLF from the coding sequence ATGAGTGAAAATAACAGCATTGACGGCATCGTTTTATATGAAGATGCAGATCATAAATTTATATGGCTGGGCTCTGAAAGTAAACAAAGAAAGGGTGCAGTACAGACAATGCAGTATCTTATAATAGATAGGGGACGGGGCGTTCTCCTTGATCCGGGCGGAGTCCATCTTTTTTCGAGGGTTGTTACCGCAGTAAGCCGCTTTATTTCCGTGGATAAAATAGATACCATTTTCTTTTCACATCAAGACCCTGACGTTTCTTCGGGTATAGCTCTTTGGCTCGGTATTACAAAGGCTAAGATCTATATTTCTTCTCTATGGATTAGATTTATGCCTCACTTCGGCATTGTAGATATTTCGAGGATGGTTCCGATACCCGACAAGGGAATGAATATTTCTCTTCCTTCAGGATCAAACATGAAGTGTATCCCTTCACACTTTATGCACTCTCCGGGGCAGTTCGGCCTATATGACGAGCGTTCCCGAATTCTTTTTACCGGCGATATTGGAGCTGCCGTATTCGATGAGGACAACGAAACGACCTTTGTTGAAAACTTTGAAAAGCACCTGCCCTTAATCGAGCCCTTCCATGTCAGGTACATGGCTTCGAATAAGATTGTTTCCAAGTGGGCAGAAACCGTACGCCGCTTAAATCCTGTAATGATTGCTCCGCAGCATGGAGCAATCTATAAGGAAGAGCAAGTAGACAATTTTTTAAACTGGATATCTAACTTAAAATGCGGCTCGGATTATCTTGAGCAATTATTTTAA
- a CDS encoding methyl-accepting chemotaxis protein produces the protein MIEDKNAVDNFSDLIDKIVVHYNKGAVLGFVTSHSFDIIDEAMGNLQEKFETILSLFEEIQKESSFSAENTNKVDLMLAKVVEKRAEIQQEIHQRVDEIETTAQTAQTAASAFEVLKERTTEVEDMLSGIKDVSVRTGILAINASIEAARAGSVGNGFRIIANEVRSLATQTGDFAKKIEVKLEELNKSVEEINNSMTGFIELFSRFQKAFKDVLDNFDENSGTLTSAGSFLAEINASTREQDATIREGFASLKAIDGLVRDTVTILDVMQTTHDHLGTLLQQKDRS, from the coding sequence ATGATTGAAGATAAAAATGCAGTTGATAATTTTTCCGACTTAATAGATAAGATAGTTGTACACTATAATAAGGGTGCAGTTCTCGGATTTGTAACTTCCCATTCCTTTGATATTATAGATGAGGCAATGGGAAATTTGCAGGAGAAGTTTGAGACTATTTTATCTTTATTTGAAGAGATCCAAAAGGAAAGCAGTTTTTCGGCAGAAAACACGAACAAGGTAGACCTGATGCTTGCTAAGGTTGTCGAAAAGCGTGCTGAGATTCAGCAGGAAATTCACCAAAGAGTTGACGAGATTGAAACAACGGCTCAGACTGCACAAACAGCCGCATCGGCCTTTGAGGTTTTAAAGGAAAGAACAACCGAAGTGGAAGATATGCTTTCAGGCATCAAGGATGTGTCGGTAAGAACAGGTATCCTGGCCATAAATGCTTCAATCGAGGCTGCCCGTGCAGGAAGTGTAGGAAACGGTTTTAGAATCATCGCCAATGAGGTGCGTTCCCTTGCTACCCAAACAGGGGATTTTGCAAAAAAAATTGAGGTCAAGCTTGAAGAGCTGAATAAATCGGTAGAAGAAATAAATAACAGCATGACAGGCTTTATCGAGCTTTTTTCACGGTTCCAAAAGGCTTTTAAAGATGTATTGGATAACTTTGACGAAAACTCAGGCACCCTCACTTCGGCAGGTTCTTTTTTGGCGGAAATCAATGCTTCAACCCGTGAACAGGATGCCACCATAAGGGAAGGCTTTGCTTCTCTTAAAGCAATAGACGGGTTGGTTAGGGACACGGTAACGATACTCGATGTTATGCAGACAACCCACGATCATCTTGGCACCTTGCTTCAGCAAAAGGATAGGTCTTAA
- a CDS encoding uracil-DNA glycosylase family protein — MKAEEKKILYTFFRTASECLSGFKIGEEYPDFRDDSIDDSVSVNPESGSPAIADTVLSNAGRSAYTDIAAGAKNLLPDSESGFESLENVYAQIASCKACRLCERRHNTVAGEGPREFSNAEGKIDVMVIGEGPGADEDAQGRPFVGKAGQLLDKMLAAIELYRTHNCYITNVVKCRPPNNRDPLPDETAACRNYLNAQIALIRPKAILVVGRVALQNLLETQEGIGKMHGKFFEYQKIPLMATYHPSALLRDVNLKRPAWEDLKLFRARLNELLGKN; from the coding sequence ATGAAAGCCGAAGAAAAAAAAATACTATACACATTTTTCCGCACCGCCTCGGAATGTCTATCGGGCTTTAAAATCGGTGAAGAGTATCCCGATTTTAGAGATGACTCTATCGATGACTCTGTTTCGGTAAATCCGGAGTCGGGCAGCCCCGCTATCGCCGATACAGTTCTCTCCAATGCAGGAAGATCGGCCTATACGGATATAGCGGCCGGTGCAAAAAATCTTTTACCCGATTCAGAAAGCGGCTTTGAAAGTCTTGAAAATGTCTATGCCCAAATCGCTTCCTGTAAGGCCTGCCGTCTATGCGAGAGGAGGCATAATACTGTCGCAGGGGAGGGGCCGCGGGAGTTCTCCAATGCTGAAGGTAAGATAGATGTAATGGTCATAGGCGAGGGGCCGGGAGCCGATGAGGATGCTCAAGGTCGTCCCTTTGTCGGCAAGGCAGGGCAGCTCTTGGACAAGATGCTTGCCGCCATCGAGCTTTACCGCACCCATAATTGCTATATCACAAACGTCGTAAAATGCAGGCCGCCCAATAACCGCGATCCCTTACCCGATGAAACGGCCGCATGCAGAAATTATTTAAATGCTCAAATTGCCCTGATAAGGCCTAAGGCTATTCTTGTGGTCGGACGGGTGGCTCTTCAAAACCTCTTGGAAACTCAAGAAGGTATAGGCAAGATGCACGGCAAGTTTTTTGAATACCAAAAAATTCCCCTCATGGCTACCTATCACCCAAGCGCCCTCTTGCGTGATGTCAATTTAAAACGGCCTGCATGGGAGGACTTAAAATTATTCCGTGCCCGCCTCAACGAATTGCTTGGGAAAAACTAG